The proteins below come from a single Leucoraja erinacea ecotype New England unplaced genomic scaffold, Leri_hhj_1 Leri_237S, whole genome shotgun sequence genomic window:
- the LOC129716444 gene encoding E3 ubiquitin-protein ligase TRIM39-like — protein MAAKDPVESWTEEVVCSICQNIFTDPVILECGHNFCRSCITQSWDREGRNHCPECREEFTGRSLTVNRALVRLCEKARALSPNLTAKKSKLQCEKHQKELQLFCKTDKKMICLICASAHEHMSHSFEPIDEAVEIYKDQAKSSFKSLTEKTSEIQKMEQKQKESISGVQKQSHNLQSQVTSQFGELHQILTEKGQRLLRDIREEEKKIVKTMEKNLQEIQEYLKSLQEDLSKLQEHTDHKDGMIFLKEEVGRKRRVSDEAKLMSVEDGAFPIEKFDRTFFYNMALRETSDIIKRVSVTLDVETAHPLLEVSEDRKRVRLTGTQRSLPDTGKRFTIWPCVLGSEGFTSGRHYWEVEVAGSRGWSLGVAADSVEKGRVTPAPETGVWRIRRWFDEFNAVTSPPLHLFARPIPERVGVYLSYESGTVSFYDADTKYHLHTFTGNKFTDKLYPFFGPWDEDQWLRICSGSAPGV, from the exons ATGGCTGCGAAAGACCCGGTCGAGAGTTGGACCGAGGAGGTAGTTTGTTCCATCTGCCAGAATATCTTCACCGATCCGGTTATACTGGAGTGtgggcacaacttctgccgctcctgtatcacacagagttgggacagggaggggagaaaccactgcccggaatgtagagagGAGTTTACAGGCCGCTCCCTCACGGTGAATCGGGCCTTGGTTAGACTGTGTGAGAAAGCTCGAGCACTGAGCCCGAATCTCACAGCGAAGAAAAGTAAACTTCAGTGCGAGAAACATCAGAAAGAACTGCAACTGTTTTGTAAAACCGACAAGAAAATGATCTGTTTGATTTGCGCGTCTGCGCACGAACACATGTCTCACAGCTTCGAGCCGATAGATGAAGCTGTTGAAATCTACAAG GATCAGGCGAAATCTTCTTTCAAATCTCTCACAGAAAAAACATCAGAGATCCAGAAAATGGAGCAGAAACAGAAAGAGAGCATTTCTGGAGTTCAG AAACAGTCACACAACCTTCAGTCACAGGTCACATCCCAGTTTGGTGAACTGCACCAGATTCTCACTGAGAAAGGCCAGCGCTTACTCAGAGATATCCGGGAAGAGGAGAAGAAGATTGTAAAAACAATGGAGAAAAATCTTCAGGAGATTCAAGAATATTTAAAATCCCTTCAGGAGGATCTCTCAAAGCTACAGGAACACACAGACCACAAGGATGGCATGATATTTCTGAAG GAGGAAGTTGGTCGCAAGAGGAG GGTTAGTGATGAAGCCAAACTAATGTCGGTGGAAGATGGTGCGTTTCCGATTGAAAAGTTTGATCGCACCTTTTTCTACAACATGGCATTGAGAGAAACATCTGATATCATCAAACGAG tctccgtcaccctggatgtggaaacagcgcaTCCGCTGCTCGAGGTGTCTGAGGATCGGAAGAGGGTGAGACTGACTGGGACACAGAGGAGTCTCCCTGACACCGGGAAGAGGTTTACAATCTGGCcgtgtgtgctgggatcggagggattcacatcagggagacattactgggaggtggaggtggcagGAAGTCGGGGCtggagtctgggagtcgccgcagaTTCTGTGGAGAAAGGACGGGTCACACCGGccccggagactggagtctggaggATCAGGCGGTGGTTTGACGAGTTTAATGCAGtcacctcccctccactccatctcttcgcccgtcccatccccgagagggtgggagtttatctcagttacgagtccgggacagtttcattttacgacgcggacaccaagtaccatctccacaccttcactgggaataaattcacggataaactttatcctttcttcgGGCCTTGGGATGAAGAccagtggctgagaatctgctccgGTTCCGCTCCGGGTGTGTAA